The proteins below are encoded in one region of Candidatus Effluviviaceae Genus I sp.:
- a CDS encoding PAS domain S-box protein: MRHASYADMPLRTKITLITAVTTAVVVVVVAAVLLTGDITYVRTSMVNRVSGLAEVVGANTAAAVVFDDPTAAEEVLSTLSREPLVAQAWVYSGDGSVFAEYQAPGAEPGAAVCPVPGMDGATFHGDHLHAFVTIRQGGDAVGTLVLRADTSELRERMLLAVLTAVAAMGCAVGLAVLLASKLQRFVSEPVASLAGAAQRVSETGDYSVRVTKRGDDEVGRLCDSFNDMLGQIERRDRALEFLAAIEQAGDAIVITDPDGVIEYVNPSFERITGYARTEVEGKNPRVLKSGKQEPAFYEDLWKTIGRGEVWRGHFTNRRKDGSLYEEEAIISPVRSASGAIVKYVAAKRDVTNERRIEEQMRQSQKMEAIGELAGGIAHDLNNVLTVINGHAELMLERAKGVASPMTKSATEILSGGRRAALLVKQLLAFSRRQMLQPKVLDLNALVAGMRDMLQSLVSERVEITLSLDPEAGFVEADPGQLEQVLVDLVVNARDAMPTGGRLAIGTENVTPDEEFRRSHPDRRAASYVVLSVADTGAGMPPEVMGRIFEPFFTTKGKEKGSGLGLAMVYGVVKQSGGEIDVQSAPGRGTTFRIHFPVAGTRTLREMADATAERAARGTETVLVVDDEAPVREFVSTVLKGLGYTVIQASDGLDALRAAGEHAGPVHLAITDLAMPAMGGGRLADRLSRLRPGAQVLYISSYSNGDAGRDEMLDPGMHVLRRPFSAETLARKVREVLTKHAPGSAVV, from the coding sequence GTGAGACACGCATCCTACGCCGACATGCCCCTCCGGACGAAGATCACGCTCATCACCGCCGTGACCACGGCGGTCGTCGTGGTCGTCGTCGCGGCCGTGCTCCTGACGGGCGACATCACGTATGTGCGGACCTCAATGGTCAACAGAGTGTCGGGCCTGGCCGAGGTCGTCGGCGCGAACACGGCGGCGGCGGTCGTCTTCGACGATCCCACCGCGGCGGAGGAAGTCCTCAGCACGCTGAGCCGCGAGCCCCTCGTGGCGCAGGCCTGGGTCTACTCCGGGGATGGCTCCGTCTTCGCCGAGTATCAGGCGCCGGGGGCCGAGCCGGGGGCGGCGGTATGCCCCGTGCCCGGCATGGACGGGGCGACGTTCCACGGGGACCACCTGCACGCCTTCGTCACGATCCGTCAGGGTGGCGACGCCGTCGGGACGCTCGTCCTCCGCGCCGACACGAGCGAGCTCAGGGAGCGCATGCTCCTTGCCGTCCTCACCGCCGTCGCGGCCATGGGCTGCGCCGTTGGTCTTGCGGTGCTGCTGGCCTCGAAGCTCCAGCGCTTCGTGTCCGAGCCTGTCGCGAGCCTTGCCGGGGCCGCCCAGCGCGTCTCCGAGACGGGCGACTACTCCGTGCGCGTGACCAAGCGCGGCGACGACGAAGTCGGGCGCCTGTGCGACAGCTTCAACGACATGCTCGGGCAGATCGAGCGGCGCGACCGCGCGCTGGAGTTCCTGGCCGCCATCGAGCAGGCGGGGGACGCCATCGTCATCACGGACCCCGACGGCGTCATCGAGTATGTCAATCCGTCCTTCGAGCGCATCACCGGCTACGCGCGGACCGAGGTCGAGGGCAAGAACCCGCGGGTCCTCAAGAGCGGCAAGCAGGAGCCCGCGTTCTACGAGGACCTGTGGAAGACCATCGGTCGGGGCGAGGTCTGGCGCGGCCACTTCACGAACCGGCGGAAGGATGGGTCCCTGTACGAGGAGGAGGCCATCATCTCCCCGGTCCGCAGCGCCTCGGGAGCCATCGTGAAGTACGTCGCTGCGAAGCGGGACGTGACGAACGAGCGACGCATCGAGGAGCAGATGCGCCAGTCGCAGAAGATGGAGGCGATCGGCGAGCTGGCCGGCGGCATCGCGCACGACCTGAACAACGTCCTCACTGTGATCAACGGCCACGCGGAGCTCATGCTCGAGCGGGCGAAGGGTGTCGCCTCGCCGATGACGAAGAGCGCCACGGAGATCCTCAGCGGCGGACGGCGCGCCGCGCTCCTGGTCAAGCAGCTCCTGGCGTTCAGCCGCAGGCAGATGCTCCAGCCGAAGGTCCTCGACCTCAACGCGCTCGTCGCCGGAATGAGGGACATGCTGCAGAGCTTGGTGAGCGAGCGCGTCGAGATCACGCTCTCCCTCGACCCGGAGGCCGGCTTCGTGGAGGCCGATCCCGGCCAGCTTGAGCAGGTGCTCGTGGACCTCGTCGTGAACGCGCGGGACGCGATGCCCACAGGAGGGCGGCTCGCGATCGGGACGGAGAACGTGACGCCGGACGAGGAGTTCAGGCGATCGCACCCCGACCGCCGCGCGGCGTCGTACGTCGTGCTCTCCGTCGCGGACACCGGCGCCGGGATGCCCCCGGAGGTCATGGGCCGCATCTTCGAGCCCTTCTTCACGACCAAGGGCAAGGAGAAGGGAAGCGGGCTCGGGCTCGCGATGGTCTACGGCGTCGTCAAGCAGAGCGGAGGCGAGATCGACGTGCAGAGCGCTCCGGGCCGCGGCACGACGTTCCGGATCCACTTCCCGGTGGCCGGGACGCGCACGCTCCGCGAGATGGCCGACGCGACCGCGGAGCGCGCGGCGCGCGGCACGGAGACGGTGCTCGTCGTGGACGACGAGGCCCCCGTGCGCGAGTTCGTGAGCACGGTCCTCAAGGGGCTCGGCTACACGGTGATCCAGGCGAGCGACGGGCTCGACGCGCTCCGCGCGGCCGGTGAGCACGCAGGTCCGGTCCACCTGGCCATCACCGATCTCGCGATGCCCGCCATGGGCGGCGGCAGGCTGGCCGACCGGCTCTCCCGTCTGCGCCCGGGCGCCCAGGTGCTCTACATCTCGAGCTACTCGAACGGAGACGCCGGCCGGGACGAGATGCTCGATCCCGGCATGCACGTCCTCCGGCGTCCGTTCTCCGCTGAGACGCTCGCCAGGAAGGTCAGAGAAGTCCTCACGAAGCACGCCCCCGGAAGCGCGGTCGTCTGA